CAGTGTAAGGAATTCATAATTTTTTTACTGTGATGAACTAAATTGTGCAGTGAGATTTCTGCTATTCATGAGTAAGACCATCATAAATTCAGTCTTATACCTCACCAACCTGTTGAACAGTCTGTACATACGCAAACCCAGTTTTGTGTCCTGTGGGGAAGAGGTGATTCTTGGTGAGAAACTATTCAGTACTATGCTCATGCTGACCACCAGCTTTGGCACAGTTGGCTCAAAATCATCTTCTGCTGCCCCTCTTAAAGTCCCTTTGCAGcaggaaatacagaattttggGAGGCAGAGCAATTCCACAGTGTACTGGTTACATGCCTCTGCAAGAACGGGAATCTTGATATTCAAGTCCATATGCATTTTGCATTAAACAAGCTTTAGGAGCAGGGACTAGAAGCTCAAAGTCTCCTTTTCAAGAAGGGGCTTTAGATATGGCTAAACAACACCTTTCTCACTCTCTACGTTGTTTCTTACTCAGTGATGTTAATTCAAATGGACGGAcagggaaaagcagctcttcttcaGGGTATCCTATCCCTACTGGACAGGGAATCCTTCTGGAGTACTGGGAAATATGAGTCTGAATCCCCACAAGCAGGGTACTAGTCTTCTACTTCCTAGGTCTCTGTGCCAATATTCAGGCTATTTTATGAAAAGGGGACTTTCTCGTCCTgttcatgttttaaaagaaataattgagaCGGGAACCCCTaccaaaagcagctgcaagcaGAGGATGTTCCAGGCTGTTCATCTCAATCTTAAGTAAGCGCAGAGGTAGGCATGTAGGTGCTGAACGTGTTTGCCATTGACCGGTTTAGCTGTCTGGCTGCTCTCAGTCCCATCTAGACGCCTTTCCGTGGTATGCAAAGCACAGGGAACCCAGATTTGTAAACACCACTCCACAAGCAAGGCAGGAAGGTTTCTTCGTGGATCAAGGCTGAAGGGACTTGCCTAGGGTCATGTGGGAGGTCTTTGGTGCAACAGGAAATTCAGTGCTGGTCTCACGAATCTCAACTTAGTGGCCAAAGCACTGAAACTCCTTCTGGCAAAAGAAAACTGTTATCCTCAACTGTGAGCCCTGTTTTGAAATTCTTCTCTCACAGAAGCCAAAGATGAAGGATTAGAATTAGAAAAGCTGGAATTCCCTCCTTTTCATTGATAAAACTTCCTTATCCAGTCTGGAATAATTTTGATATGTCAAACCTTGTTTCCATCACTACTTtagaaagaagagagtttttCTTGTACTTTTGTCTTCTACACataggaaaaaatgtatgtaataaaaatagatgCAAATGCAATCAAAAATGGACAATAATTATAGTTTACTGCAGGGCTCTACAAGTTATTTGATAGTTGTGTGAAGATATACCACCATAAAAAATCAGGAGGGAGTAAATGTATGCTAGTATATATAAAACATCAAGTGAATGTAAAGTATATGGTAGATGACGTGATGAGAAGAAAGGACAAGTTGTAATGCATAACTCAGACCCGTATAGCATGTCCTGAAAATAACTGTTATtctttctacaaagaaaaagagggaaaactaTGTGCTAAGGTGAGACTCAGTGCGACTTATGTCACTGGGACTATGGGTATCTTTCCTGTCTGCTGTACCATAGACTCACTAAAATCAAAAAATAGTATGATGAGAAATCATCTCCGTGGGATGGAGAAAAGAGTTATACAGTTGGTACAAACCTATTATTTATTCGCTAATGACTTgcaaaaatttgaaagaaaaataaactggtCTGCTGttgagagattaaaaaaacttttctttggatttttgtataaaattagATCTTTCCTTCCCAAAACATTCTTTGAATTTAAGTAGTACCTTAAACTCAAGGCCAGTGTTCACCAGAGCTTCCACTTGGGCAGAAGAATCAAATTTGAATTGTTATTTAGATGTTAATGAGCATCATAGTTAAAATAAGATCCACCGAAGAATTAGCAGCTTACACACTTACCTGtgttttaagctttttattGCAGTAGGGGCTTAGTTCATAAGTCCTTAAggtatttgggaaaaaataatgttcagATCAACCTGTACAATGATGAACAGAAGCAACTGAAAGTAGGCAGTGTTAGTGGATGTAATCCATAATAAACCAGACAGAAGAATAACTGgtactatatttatttttaaatgttagatCTGTTAGGGTACTTAACTACGCTTGATGGATTTTGGGATAATAGCAAGCCCTGATGGTAACGCTGGCaatatccctttttttttttttttttttttttttttgcaggtcACTGTCAGGGGGTTTGGTCCATTATTGCAGTTTGCCTACACTGCTAAGCTGTTactcagcagagaaaacatcCAAGAGGTCATCCACTGTGCTGAATTCCTGCGTATGCACAACCTGGAGGATTCCTGCTTCAGCTTCCTTCAGACACAGCTGCTGAACAACGAAGATGGCCTGTTCCTGTGCAAAAAAGATACCACCTGTCAGCGCATGCACGATGAGGAGAACTCAGATGGAGACGAGGAAGAGACAATGGAATCGGAGACATCAAAAATATCTTGCCCAAGAGAGAGAGTGCACCAGGAGCCCTTCAATTTTGAAACCACTGTTTCTGGAGCAGACAAAGGAGAAGGGATGCTGCCTGACTCTGACATGCTGAGAGATAGCAAGGACAATTTAGACAAAGATGCAGTAACACGGTACCCCAGATACAAGAAATACCAGCTTGCTTGTACCAAGAATGTCTACAACACATCACACATCAGTACCTCAGGTTTTGCAAGCACATTCAGTGAAGAGAGCTCTGGAAATGGCCTCAAATCAGGACTTGCTATGGGGCAGATAAAAAGCGAGCCTCAGAATGAAGAGAACGATGAAGAAAGCATCACCCTTTGCCTGTCTGGAGACGAACCTGACATCAGGGATAAAGAAGGGGATGTTGAAATGGACAGGAAACAGCCAAGCCCCACTTGTGTTGACAGGCCTAAAAGTGGGTCCTCTCCTTCTTGCTTGCGGTCTTTCttcaacagaacaaaaagcataGATTTGGTTGGCTTCCCCAGCACTTCCCAACAGCACTTTGGCAGGAGTCCAGCATGCCCTTTTGAAAAAGGGACAACTCAGGGTGACCACAAAACTGATTACGTCCCTTTCACGGGGAACTACGGACAGTCCCATGCCATTCAGAAGGATGCTTCCAACTTCACGGTGGGATCGCCTCTCAGGGGGCCTGGTTTTGAAACTCTCTGTAAGCAGGAAGGGGAACTGGACAGGAGGAGTGTTATATTCTCTTCAAACACTTGTGACCAAGTAAACACTTCAGTGCATTCATATTCTGGTGTGAGCAGCTTGGACAAAGACCTCACTGAGACTGTGCCAAAGGGTCTGTGGGCTGGCAGTAGCCAATCTCTCCCTAGCTCGCAGACCTATTCCCACAGCGGACTGACAGCTGATCACTTGCCAGGAAGGATGCGGCCGAACACCAGCTGTCCAGTGCCAATTAAAGTTTGCCCTCGCTCTCCTCCTTTGGAAACCAGAACCAGGACCTCCAGCTCGTGCTCTTCCTACTCGTATGCGGAGGACGGCAGCGGCGGCTCGCCCTGTAGCCTGCGTCTTTGCgagctctcctcctccccttgctcCCAAGGCCCACGGTTCCTGGCACCTGAGCACCAGGAGCCCGGTGTGGTGGGCGATGGAATATACAACCCAGTGCGAGCCCAGATTAAATGTGAGCCATCCTATGGAACAAACTCCAGCGATGAGTCTGGGTCATTCTCAGAAGCAGACAGTGAATCATGTCCTGTGCAAGACAGAGGGCATGAGGTAGGGATTTAAGATAAGTACATATATGACAGTCTTTGTGACCCGATTTAATCACCCCTTTTGTTCTCTCAAATGACTTGGCATTTTCccagccctgctttgtttaTAGAGGCAAAGAGTAATTTCTATTTATTCCCTTGTCAGCTGACTGTGTGTGGTTCATTTTGCATAAATAGCTGTTTGACCTCCAAAATTTTTGGCACTTATCAAAATTTCAGTATTAAGCAATAGCAAACTGCTGAGTGATGAGGGCAGATTTATGTGCTTAGGCATGCTAACAGTGTCCTCTTTGCCTCACTGTCCTTACCTGCTTGAGGGGACACAAAGCACCACTTTTCACCCTTAGCTTGCTGAAGTGGTTCCAGTTCTGCTTGTTACTGCTATGTTACAGCGACCTGAAGCTATGTCTTCAGGGACACTGGGTGTTGGGCAGTCCACACTGCGGACAAGCCCTTGCTTCAGACGGCTTACAAACTGAGGAGAGGAGATAGACAGATTGGGAGGAAGCAGAGGTGTGAAATGACTTGAACAGAGGTGTGTAGCTGGTTACCCTCAGCTCTGGGAATAGTACTCAagtcgtgtgtgtgtgtgtgtgtgtgtgtttttttgtttgtgcgTCTTACTGGCAGGGAATGGGTTTTATCTATCTGCTCACTGACAACTGAGGTGGCATTTCCTGACCGACCTCACTTCATTCGTGGGAGTGCTCTAGCAGACAGTTGCATAAGATGTTTCTGAGTGAAGTTATCCCTTCGTTTACGGGACTGGTAGGGGAGCGTGAAGGGGACAGCCTAGGACTGAAGAGCAAGCTGTGAATTTCTATGTGCTCTCCTatgagagagaggagaaggaaggccTGCTTTAAAACTAGAGATGGACCAGATGGAAATGCTCTGGTG
The sequence above is a segment of the Rhea pennata isolate bPtePen1 chromosome 3, bPtePen1.pri, whole genome shotgun sequence genome. Coding sequences within it:
- the BACH2 gene encoding transcription regulator protein BACH2; this encodes MSVDEKTESPMYVYESTVHCTNILLCLNDQRKQDILCDVTLVVEGKEFRAHRAVLAACSEYFLQALVGQTENDLVVSLPEEVTVRGFGPLLQFAYTAKLLLSRENIQEVIHCAEFLRMHNLEDSCFSFLQTQLLNNEDGLFLCKKDTTCQRMHDEENSDGDEEETMESETSKISCPRERVHQEPFNFETTVSGADKGEGMLPDSDMLRDSKDNLDKDAVTRYPRYKKYQLACTKNVYNTSHISTSGFASTFSEESSGNGLKSGLAMGQIKSEPQNEENDEESITLCLSGDEPDIRDKEGDVEMDRKQPSPTCVDRPKSGSSPSCLRSFFNRTKSIDLVGFPSTSQQHFGRSPACPFEKGTTQGDHKTDYVPFTGNYGQSHAIQKDASNFTVGSPLRGPGFETLCKQEGELDRRSVIFSSNTCDQVNTSVHSYSGVSSLDKDLTETVPKGLWAGSSQSLPSSQTYSHSGLTADHLPGRMRPNTSCPVPIKVCPRSPPLETRTRTSSSCSSYSYAEDGSGGSPCSLRLCELSSSPCSQGPRFLAPEHQEPGVVGDGIYNPVRAQIKCEPSYGTNSSDESGSFSEADSESCPVQDRGHEVKLPFPVDQITDLPRNDFQMMIKMHKLTSEQLEFIHDVRRRSKNRIAAQRCRKRKLDCIQNLECEIRKLVCEKEKLLSERNQLKASMGELLDNFSCLSQEVCRDMQSPEQIQALHRYCPVLRPMDLQTATNISPSPVGVEQSLVTSQCVGESMQCCSEQGSVQLGAPWLPNNVSENCTAGGGLDGADQGTYPERELPLEQSSQTVTVDFCQEMTDKCTTDEQPRKDYT